From Dethiosulfovibrio russensis, a single genomic window includes:
- a CDS encoding Gfo/Idh/MocA family protein: MHNIAILGCGRISASHVAAIEKVSELNLVACCDILEERATVTAAKTGCTAYTDYEKMLENENIDMVALCTPSGMHPDHAITAAKAGVNVLSEKPLGTSLEKVDRAIEVCDRAKVLYMEVKQNRLNPTIVLLRQALEAGRFGRIHMITSNVLWTRPQDYYDMAPWRGTWEFDGGCLANQAAHYVDMVQWMGGAVDQVHAFSSTLGRRIEAEDTITVGLKFRNGAIGNINVSVLTYPRNLEGSITVMGDRGTAKIGGVAMNKVEIWDFDAPHKMDEQLDSVSYDPKSVYGGGHYVLYRDLPGMLDGTGKSYGFVTAREGRKTVEVLERAYERSKESSRVKVGRGIL; encoded by the coding sequence ATGCACAACATAGCCATACTGGGCTGCGGCAGAATAAGCGCCAGCCACGTCGCCGCCATAGAAAAGGTTAGCGAACTGAATCTCGTGGCCTGCTGCGACATACTGGAGGAAAGAGCCACCGTAACTGCCGCCAAGACCGGCTGCACCGCCTACACCGACTACGAAAAAATGCTTGAAAACGAAAACATAGACATGGTCGCCCTATGCACCCCCTCGGGAATGCACCCGGATCACGCCATAACCGCCGCAAAGGCAGGGGTAAACGTGCTGTCCGAAAAGCCTCTCGGCACAAGCCTCGAAAAGGTGGATCGGGCCATAGAGGTCTGCGACAGGGCCAAAGTGCTCTACATGGAGGTAAAGCAGAACCGATTGAACCCCACCATAGTGCTGCTTCGTCAAGCCCTTGAGGCCGGGCGTTTCGGCCGCATCCACATGATAACCTCCAACGTTCTCTGGACAAGGCCCCAGGACTACTACGACATGGCCCCCTGGCGTGGAACCTGGGAGTTCGACGGAGGATGCCTCGCCAATCAGGCCGCCCATTATGTGGACATGGTTCAGTGGATGGGCGGGGCGGTTGATCAGGTACACGCATTTTCCTCCACCCTGGGCAGGCGTATAGAGGCGGAGGACACCATAACGGTTGGCCTCAAGTTCAGAAACGGAGCCATAGGGAACATAAACGTATCGGTGCTGACCTACCCCAGAAACCTGGAGGGAAGCATCACAGTAATGGGAGACAGAGGCACCGCAAAGATAGGCGGAGTAGCCATGAACAAGGTGGAGATATGGGACTTCGACGCGCCTCACAAAATGGACGAGCAGCTTGATTCGGTAAGCTACGACCCCAAGAGCGTCTACGGAGGGGGACATTACGTCCTGTACAGAGACCTTCCGGGAATGCTGGACGGAACGGGCAAATCCTACGGTTTCGTGACCGCCAGAGAGGGGAGGAAGACCGTAGAGGTGCTGGAGAGGGCTTATGAACGGAGTAAAGAAAGCTCTCGTGTTAAGGTAGGACGGGGAATATTATGA
- a CDS encoding type II toxin-antitoxin system RelB/DinJ family antitoxin, whose protein sequence is MTACDSSIRVRIDSETKQKASEALSQMGLSISDAVRMTLVQIGTSGRFPFPVEIPNAKTRQAMAEIASGEGEEFQSLDDLYEDLGI, encoded by the coding sequence ATGACCGCCTGTGATAGTTCTATCAGAGTTCGCATAGACAGCGAAACCAAACAGAAAGCATCGGAAGCCCTTTCGCAGATGGGGCTATCCATATCCGACGCCGTCAGGATGACGCTGGTACAGATCGGAACGAGCGGACGATTTCCATTTCCGGTAGAGATCCCCAACGCCAAAACCAGGCAGGCTATGGCCGAGATTGCTTCCGGAGAAGGAGAAGAGTTTCAGTCTCTTGACGACCTGTATGAAGATCTCGGTATCTGA
- a CDS encoding IS66 family transposase, translated as MRCRIRNRDQTGDHGGKTSGDKTNLSLVQRDDKGSSACNRDYAYISVEKKRGYDGMVASGILTWFRGIAVHDFWRSYERFDVNHVYCNAHLIRELRPIHENTGQEWALKLRKLLVWAQHKKKEFIAAGKDRFSPYCCRYRIDKPFDELLASGIAQNPLPTGNGARGRPKKSMVDPTVKTIF; from the coding sequence CTGCGATGCAGGATACGTAATAGAGACCAAACTGGTGACCACGGTGGAAAAACATCAGGCGATAAAACGAACCTGTCCCTTGTCCAGCGAGACGATAAGGGGTCATCTGCCTGTAATCGTGACTACGCCTATATCTCCGTCGAGAAGAAGCGAGGCTACGATGGAATGGTCGCCTCCGGGATACTTACCTGGTTCAGGGGGATAGCTGTCCATGACTTCTGGCGTTCCTACGAGAGATTTGACGTGAACCACGTCTATTGCAATGCCCATCTTATAAGGGAGCTGAGGCCCATCCACGAAAACACCGGCCAGGAATGGGCTTTAAAGCTGAGAAAGCTCCTGGTATGGGCCCAGCATAAAAAGAAGGAGTTTATCGCGGCCGGGAAGGACCGTTTTTCACCTTATTGCTGCCGCTACAGAATAGATAAGCCCTTCGATGAATTACTTGCCTCCGGTATAGCTCAAAACCCCTTACCGACTGGAAATGGGGCAAGAGGCAGGCCCAAAAAAAGTATGGTGGACCCCACTGTCAAGACCATTTTTTAG
- a CDS encoding DUF6444 domain-containing protein, giving the protein MFQKPTYEELFEEKQMLKAIIKSLSERISELEAILKQNSQTSSKPPSSDGYKKLKPTSSRKKSDKSKGAQKGHKGSGLQLPHEPDKIVEHLPNQCEICEKKDV; this is encoded by the coding sequence ATGTTTCAGAAGCCCACCTACGAAGAGCTCTTCGAGGAAAAACAGATGCTCAAGGCGATAATCAAGAGCCTCAGCGAGAGGATCTCAGAGCTCGAAGCCATCCTGAAACAAAACAGCCAGACCAGCTCCAAGCCTCCTTCCAGCGACGGCTATAAAAAGCTCAAGCCTACCAGCTCCCGGAAGAAAAGCGACAAGAGTAAAGGGGCCCAGAAGGGCCATAAAGGAAGTGGCCTTCAGCTTCCCCATGAGCCGGATAAAATCGTAGAGCATCTGCCTAATCAGTGCGAGATCTGCGAAAAGAAGGATGTCTGA
- a CDS encoding acyltransferase, with protein MIDSPCPESSTIGQNVVIEKEVRIGENVRIGHNVVIRSGVHIGDGSIILDGAILGKCPAKAGLSATTGEAVELPPLVLGKSVTVGACCVIYRGAEIGNSVFFGDCATVREDVTIGELTIIGRGATVENKTTIGKRCKIESNAYITAMSTVEDYCFVAPCVAFSNDNYLGRTEERKKHFAGPVLRKGARIGANATLLPGVEIGKDALVAAGAVVTKNVPSETIVAGCPAKEMKPVPEEQLIENQTYYEG; from the coding sequence ATGATAGACAGCCCTTGCCCCGAAAGCTCCACGATCGGGCAGAACGTTGTTATAGAGAAAGAGGTTCGTATCGGCGAAAACGTCCGGATCGGCCACAACGTGGTCATAAGGTCCGGCGTTCATATAGGCGATGGCTCCATCATCCTGGACGGAGCCATACTGGGCAAATGCCCCGCCAAGGCGGGCCTATCCGCCACCACAGGAGAGGCCGTGGAACTTCCCCCTCTGGTACTCGGCAAATCTGTAACGGTAGGGGCCTGCTGCGTGATCTACCGAGGGGCCGAAATTGGAAATTCCGTCTTCTTCGGCGACTGCGCCACCGTCCGAGAGGATGTAACCATCGGCGAACTCACAATAATCGGCAGAGGAGCCACAGTGGAGAACAAGACCACCATCGGCAAAAGATGCAAAATAGAGAGCAACGCCTACATAACCGCCATGAGCACCGTGGAGGACTACTGCTTCGTAGCCCCCTGCGTCGCCTTCTCCAACGACAACTACCTTGGCCGCACCGAAGAGCGTAAAAAACACTTCGCCGGACCGGTCCTCCGAAAAGGAGCCAGAATAGGTGCCAACGCCACCTTGCTTCCCGGGGTGGAAATAGGCAAAGACGCCCTCGTAGCTGCTGGAGCGGTAGTCACCAAAAACGTTCCCTCCGAAACGATAGTGGCAGGATGCCCCGCCAAAGAGATGAAACCGGTACCGGAAGAGCAGCTCATAGAAAACCAGACATACTACGAAGGATAA
- a CDS encoding nucleotide sugar dehydrogenase yields the protein MALIDRIKDKTAKIGVIGLGYVGLPLAVEKAKAGFSVLGFDVQQDKCDKINRGENYIGDIVPEELEDFVSKGLIKATTNFDGLKDCDVVAICVPTPLDKFKQPDLSYVEASTKEVAKRLHKDMLVVLESTTYPGTTEEILKPLLEASALKVGTDIYLAFSPERVDPGNATYKTHNTPKVVGGCTAQCTEIAKTLYESVLDAPVFVVSSPKEAEATKILENTFRIVNCALANEMAILCHKMGINVWDVIKAASTKPFGFVPFYPGPGIGGHCIPLDPFYLTYKAREYDYHTRLIELAGEINDSMPDHVVERLMDLLNDRSKPLRGSRVLLLGVAYKGDIDDLRESPSLKVWKQLERKGAVVSYHDPYCPEVDWKGEKVSSVDITEKSLKEYDAVVITTAHKHKVDYKLVADNSSLVFDTKNVLAPALKVDPSELENAYLL from the coding sequence ATGGCATTGATCGACAGAATAAAAGACAAAACGGCCAAAATCGGAGTAATAGGCCTGGGCTACGTAGGCCTTCCCCTGGCCGTGGAAAAAGCCAAGGCGGGCTTCTCCGTCCTCGGCTTCGACGTTCAGCAGGACAAATGCGACAAGATCAACAGAGGTGAAAACTACATAGGCGACATAGTTCCGGAAGAGCTCGAAGACTTCGTCTCCAAAGGCCTCATAAAGGCCACCACAAACTTCGACGGCCTTAAAGACTGCGACGTCGTCGCCATATGCGTTCCCACTCCTCTGGACAAATTCAAACAGCCGGACCTCTCCTACGTCGAGGCCTCCACGAAAGAGGTTGCGAAAAGGCTGCATAAAGACATGCTCGTGGTGCTGGAATCCACCACCTACCCCGGAACCACCGAGGAAATACTGAAACCCCTCCTGGAGGCATCGGCCCTTAAAGTAGGAACGGACATCTACCTGGCCTTCAGCCCCGAGCGAGTGGACCCGGGCAACGCAACCTACAAAACCCACAACACCCCCAAGGTGGTCGGAGGCTGCACAGCCCAGTGCACCGAGATAGCCAAAACCCTGTACGAATCGGTGCTGGACGCCCCGGTATTCGTCGTATCCAGCCCCAAAGAGGCGGAGGCCACCAAGATACTGGAAAACACCTTCCGTATCGTAAACTGCGCCCTGGCCAACGAAATGGCCATACTCTGCCATAAAATGGGAATAAACGTCTGGGACGTCATAAAAGCAGCCTCCACCAAACCCTTCGGCTTCGTCCCCTTCTACCCCGGCCCTGGAATAGGCGGCCACTGCATCCCTCTGGACCCCTTCTACCTCACCTACAAGGCCAGGGAATACGACTACCACACCAGACTCATAGAGCTGGCAGGAGAGATAAACGACTCCATGCCGGACCACGTAGTCGAGAGACTCATGGACCTGCTCAACGACAGATCCAAACCCCTCAGAGGCAGCAGAGTACTTCTGCTGGGAGTCGCCTATAAAGGAGACATAGACGACCTCAGGGAATCTCCGTCCCTCAAGGTGTGGAAGCAGCTGGAGCGCAAAGGAGCGGTGGTGAGCTATCACGACCCCTACTGCCCCGAAGTCGACTGGAAAGGCGAAAAGGTGAGTTCCGTAGACATAACGGAAAAAAGCCTGAAGGAATACGACGCCGTGGTCATAACCACCGCCCACAAGCACAAAGTAGACTACAAGTTGGTGGCGGACAACTCCAGCCTCGTCTTCGACACCAAAAACGTTCTGGCACCGGCGTTGAAAGTAGATCCGTCGGAGCTTGAAAACGCCTATCTGCTGTAG
- a CDS encoding type II toxin-antitoxin system RelE/ParE family toxin, translated as MPKLKRSSQFKRDVKLQVKRGKDTDKLKKALQILASGKELPEQYNDHPMLGNWGSHRSLHIEPDWILIYRVDQQAISLIRTGTHSDILKR; from the coding sequence ATGCCGAAGCTGAAACGATCAAGTCAGTTCAAACGGGACGTAAAACTACAAGTAAAACGGGGCAAAGACACGGACAAGCTGAAGAAGGCACTCCAAATCCTAGCCTCAGGGAAGGAACTTCCCGAACAATACAATGATCACCCCATGCTAGGAAACTGGGGCAGCCATCGCTCGCTTCACATAGAACCCGATTGGATCCTGATATACAGAGTCGATCAACAAGCCATTTCACTGATCAGAACCGGCACCCACTCCGATATCCTCAAAAGATGA
- a CDS encoding glycosyltransferase: protein MKSRKYLIVTTVSVTLEAFLLPQAERLKDNGWQVDCLANGASKSEKCHRTFDHCHDIGWGRTPLDLKNFTEYPERIRRLERKNEYDVVHVHTPVASFVTRFALKEMRREIGSKVIYTAHGFHFYRGGNPVKNALFLGLEKLASRWTDELEVINGEDYQAAITHLLPRERVRFLKDGVGLDRAHYNPDAVPKEAVQQARRDMGLTDGDVLFTMIAEFNRGKRHSDLINAFAMVKDPRAHLAFLGKGKLIEKSKELCRNLGIAERVHFLGHVPDVRPYILASRTTVLPSEREGLPRSVMESIALKVPVIGANARGTRDLLKDGGGWIVPVGGIAEMKETMEKAIGTRGRKKASMVYCVFQDIKPNMMGVAKKVKGQVRHMSRYFDLSCLFVGNHDMTLAQTIADREDIVLKDIPRSNILSYRVEGLRTAYDWISRHRPDYLYLRYPLGCPFSALFTYMVSRMGVKIITEHQSKEPHELRLLKKYHFMVSDWLFGRLTLLNVSLIIGVTPEIRDFEKNRAPHSSAVCMTNGIDVEDYPARHYESQSDKEGVDLLFCGALASWHGLDRLISAMAKFYECPVRLHIAGEGEEMDRLRSMVEKLPPMHSVTFYGYLDKGEISDLFDRCDAAIGSLALDRNGLRQACTLKTREYAARGIPFVINYDDPDFRDIPWVLQIPSHKEIDVRDVVSWIKKISATPNQIRAYSSKTTNYDKKIRSLATKIS from the coding sequence GGACCTTAAAAATTTTACCGAATACCCGGAAAGAATCCGTCGATTGGAGAGGAAAAACGAATACGACGTGGTCCACGTTCATACTCCTGTGGCCTCTTTCGTAACACGCTTCGCTCTTAAAGAGATGAGAAGGGAAATCGGCTCGAAGGTAATCTATACAGCCCACGGATTCCACTTCTACAGAGGAGGGAACCCCGTCAAGAACGCCCTGTTTCTGGGACTGGAGAAACTGGCATCACGCTGGACCGACGAGCTCGAGGTGATAAACGGCGAGGATTACCAGGCCGCCATAACCCACCTTCTGCCCAGGGAAAGAGTGCGTTTTCTGAAAGACGGAGTCGGCCTGGACAGGGCCCACTACAACCCCGATGCCGTGCCGAAGGAAGCGGTCCAACAGGCGAGGCGCGACATGGGCCTGACCGACGGGGACGTACTCTTCACCATGATAGCCGAGTTCAACAGAGGCAAGAGACATTCCGACCTCATAAATGCCTTCGCCATGGTAAAGGACCCCAGAGCCCATCTGGCCTTTCTGGGAAAGGGAAAGCTCATAGAGAAAAGCAAAGAGCTATGTAGAAACCTCGGAATAGCCGAAAGGGTTCACTTTCTGGGGCACGTTCCGGACGTCAGGCCCTACATACTGGCATCCAGGACCACGGTGCTTCCCTCGGAGAGGGAGGGCCTTCCGAGAAGCGTAATGGAGAGCATAGCCCTGAAAGTTCCGGTGATAGGAGCAAACGCCAGAGGAACCAGGGACCTGCTGAAAGACGGCGGAGGGTGGATCGTTCCGGTGGGGGGGATAGCGGAGATGAAAGAAACCATGGAGAAAGCCATCGGTACAAGAGGGCGTAAAAAGGCCTCCATGGTCTACTGCGTATTTCAGGACATAAAGCCCAACATGATGGGGGTGGCAAAAAAAGTAAAGGGACAGGTGAGACACATGTCCCGATACTTCGACCTCTCCTGCCTGTTCGTAGGAAACCACGACATGACCCTGGCCCAGACGATAGCCGACCGAGAGGACATCGTGCTGAAGGACATCCCCAGATCGAACATACTTTCCTACAGAGTCGAGGGCCTCAGAACTGCCTACGACTGGATATCCAGACACAGACCGGACTACCTCTACCTGAGATATCCGTTGGGGTGTCCCTTCTCCGCTCTTTTCACCTATATGGTATCCCGAATGGGAGTAAAAATAATAACCGAGCACCAGTCCAAGGAACCCCACGAGCTTCGCCTGCTTAAAAAATACCACTTCATGGTGTCGGATTGGCTTTTCGGCAGGCTTACCCTACTAAACGTATCCCTCATCATCGGAGTAACCCCCGAGATAAGGGACTTCGAGAAAAACAGGGCTCCTCACAGTAGCGCCGTGTGTATGACCAACGGCATAGACGTGGAGGACTATCCCGCCAGACATTATGAAAGCCAATCCGACAAGGAAGGGGTCGACCTCCTTTTTTGCGGCGCTCTGGCCTCCTGGCACGGCCTGGACAGACTGATATCGGCAATGGCGAAGTTTTACGAATGCCCCGTTAGGCTTCATATAGCCGGGGAGGGAGAGGAAATGGACAGATTGCGCTCCATGGTCGAAAAACTGCCTCCGATGCATTCGGTTACGTTCTACGGTTACCTGGACAAGGGCGAGATATCGGACCTTTTCGACAGGTGCGACGCAGCGATAGGGTCTTTAGCGCTGGACCGAAATGGACTCCGCCAAGCCTGCACCCTCAAGACCAGGGAGTACGCCGCGAGGGGGATACCCTTCGTGATAAACTACGACGACCCCGATTTTAGAGACATACCGTGGGTACTTCAAATCCCTTCTCATAAAGAGATCGATGTAAGGGACGTAGTCTCCTGGATAAAAAAGATTAGCGCAACCCCAAATCAGATAAGAGCTTATTCATCCAAAACTACAAACTACGACAAAAAAATAAGGTCATTAGCTACGAAAATCTCTTAA
- the wecB gene encoding non-hydrolyzing UDP-N-acetylglucosamine 2-epimerase — MPKVISLVGARPQFVKEAMIYKEVRRLSAWDYVLVHSGQHYDAYMSGAFFDQLSIKNPDHSMDIGSGSHGAMTARALERFEAVLLKERPDMVLVYGDTNTTVAGALAASKLKIPVAHVEAGIRQNPKDMPEEINRVVTDHLSRHLFTCSRTAADNLAKEGITQGVHNVGDVMYDLFLMMRSSFDGAITEKLGLKPNRFVLVTLHRDFNVDDERKLGEILKGLSELRKTLDLEIVFPAHPRTSKRIEEFGLSGLTDGIKIVPPVGYFQLMGLAENCALAVTDSGGFQKEAVFAGKRALVIMPDTGWRELTDCGWNLLAEPNSEDIVKKGLSIAQTDGTTPPTPYGDGHAAEKTVLALRSILKGATQ; from the coding sequence TTGCCCAAGGTAATATCCCTCGTAGGAGCCCGGCCCCAGTTCGTAAAGGAGGCCATGATATACAAAGAGGTGCGCCGTCTTTCCGCCTGGGACTACGTGTTGGTCCACTCGGGGCAGCATTACGACGCCTACATGTCCGGGGCCTTCTTCGATCAGCTATCCATAAAAAATCCGGATCATTCCATGGACATAGGCAGCGGATCCCACGGAGCCATGACGGCCCGCGCCCTCGAGCGTTTCGAGGCGGTGTTGCTGAAAGAACGGCCCGACATGGTCCTCGTCTACGGCGACACCAACACCACCGTGGCCGGAGCCCTGGCGGCATCCAAGCTGAAAATCCCCGTGGCCCACGTTGAGGCGGGAATAAGGCAAAACCCCAAGGACATGCCGGAGGAGATAAACAGGGTCGTCACGGACCATCTGTCCAGACATCTCTTCACCTGTTCTCGAACAGCGGCAGACAACCTGGCGAAAGAGGGCATAACCCAGGGCGTTCACAACGTAGGAGACGTCATGTACGACCTTTTTCTCATGATGCGTTCCAGCTTCGACGGAGCCATCACGGAAAAACTGGGCCTGAAGCCGAATCGCTTCGTGCTGGTGACCTTGCATAGAGACTTCAACGTGGACGACGAACGAAAGCTCGGCGAGATCCTAAAGGGGCTCTCCGAGCTGAGAAAGACCCTCGATCTGGAGATAGTCTTCCCCGCCCATCCCAGAACGTCTAAGAGGATAGAGGAATTCGGCCTTTCCGGCCTGACGGACGGCATCAAGATCGTGCCCCCCGTGGGATACTTTCAGCTCATGGGGTTGGCGGAAAACTGCGCCTTAGCCGTTACCGACAGCGGCGGATTCCAGAAAGAAGCCGTCTTTGCCGGAAAAAGGGCCTTGGTTATAATGCCCGACACCGGCTGGAGAGAACTTACCGACTGCGGCTGGAACCTCCTGGCGGAGCCGAACTCCGAGGACATAGTAAAAAAAGGACTCTCCATCGCCCAAACCGACGGAACGACACCGCCCACCCCCTACGGCGACGGACACGCGGCGGAGAAGACAGTTCTCGCCTTGAGATCGATACTGAAAGGAGCCACCCAATGA
- a CDS encoding Ldh family oxidoreductase, whose translation MISSHNDANCTNVDHEKLRAFIESVLERLSVPVKDGKRISDVLVEADLRGFDTHGIGRFHIYVDRLKSGAQSPTSKITVLSESSGTALLDGGGGMGHVISTEAMKLAIKKAEENGIGAVAVRNSSHFGFTGYYPLMASSEGMVGVAFTNARPSTCPTFGTEPILGTNPIAFSAPTDLDFPFLFDAATSIVQRGAVEMFERNGQVMPDGLVTGSDGVSLNDPSEILKKLLSGEAALLPLGGLGEINGGHKGYGLSVMVEILSAAFQNGPYLKQVTGIGMGHFFIAIDVSKFLPLETFRSVAGAILRDLQNSRKEKEASRIYVAGEKEHETRSKRLKSGIPITPELMVQLDSMAQELSVPRLL comes from the coding sequence ATGATTTCCTCGCATAACGACGCCAACTGCACAAACGTGGATCACGAAAAACTTCGGGCCTTCATAGAAAGTGTATTGGAACGCCTGAGCGTCCCGGTAAAGGATGGAAAACGTATCTCCGACGTATTGGTGGAGGCGGATCTTAGAGGTTTCGATACTCACGGAATAGGCCGTTTTCACATCTACGTCGATAGGCTGAAATCCGGGGCTCAAAGCCCTACATCGAAAATAACCGTACTATCCGAATCCAGTGGAACCGCTCTTCTCGACGGCGGGGGAGGCATGGGCCACGTAATATCCACAGAGGCCATGAAACTGGCCATAAAGAAAGCCGAGGAAAACGGAATAGGAGCCGTGGCGGTGAGGAACTCCAGTCACTTCGGATTTACCGGTTACTACCCCTTGATGGCTTCTTCCGAGGGAATGGTGGGAGTGGCCTTCACCAACGCCAGGCCGTCCACATGTCCCACCTTCGGAACCGAGCCCATTTTGGGAACGAACCCCATAGCCTTCAGCGCCCCTACGGACTTGGATTTTCCCTTCCTTTTCGATGCTGCAACATCCATCGTTCAAAGAGGTGCTGTGGAAATGTTCGAGAGAAACGGTCAGGTAATGCCGGATGGATTGGTGACCGGCTCGGACGGAGTAAGCCTTAACGACCCCTCTGAAATTCTGAAAAAACTCCTGAGCGGAGAAGCCGCTCTCTTGCCTCTAGGCGGTTTAGGTGAGATAAACGGAGGGCATAAGGGATACGGCCTGTCGGTTATGGTTGAGATACTGTCCGCAGCCTTCCAAAACGGTCCCTATCTAAAGCAGGTTACGGGAATCGGAATGGGGCACTTTTTCATCGCTATAGACGTATCCAAATTTTTGCCTCTGGAGACCTTCCGCTCCGTAGCAGGGGCCATACTTCGAGATCTTCAAAACTCGAGAAAAGAAAAGGAAGCCTCTCGTATATACGTTGCGGGAGAGAAAGAACACGAAACCAGGTCTAAACGATTGAAATCAGGGATACCCATAACGCCGGAGCTAATGGTCCAGCTGGACTCCATGGCCCAGGAGCTATCGGTTCCCAGATTACTCTGA
- a CDS encoding glycosyltransferase yields the protein MKRVVVLTSSFPYLPGEQFLEDEMPYWGNKVSSDLEVFLMPFHVSDYPRSVPDGIKIDLSMSKKTTVIEKAYFLMKSFFCKIFYQELCYLFRSKKLTFVTVFVALRSVAIVLYAKRALDLFFCKHGIIDVAYCYWNDVQAYASVLNKRSAKIKKIVSRAHGFDLYEERRRRRYMPLKRQFLKDLDIIYAISQEGKKYMEDVYGVPSDIIMISRLGVPVTSGIAQSSPNGYLNIVSVSSCSSIKRIDKIIEALSLFSSWHDNLKIRWSHIGEGPLLNDLKILSKEVLSDKNIEYKFWGFLPNNQVKSFFLAEPVDLFINSSESEGVPVSIMEAMACGVPAIAPNIGGISELIPSEFDTMLPGSFESTELALLIERLLVKFKEEELRFAFKKQVIRKFEASENYVNFVNSVLSII from the coding sequence ATGAAAAGGGTGGTTGTTTTGACATCATCCTTTCCTTATTTGCCGGGAGAACAGTTCCTTGAAGATGAAATGCCTTACTGGGGGAATAAAGTTAGTTCTGATCTTGAGGTTTTTTTAATGCCTTTCCATGTATCAGATTATCCTCGATCTGTTCCCGATGGTATCAAAATAGACTTATCTATGTCAAAAAAGACAACAGTAATTGAAAAAGCTTATTTCTTAATGAAATCTTTTTTTTGTAAAATATTTTACCAAGAGCTCTGTTATTTATTCCGCTCTAAGAAACTCACTTTTGTGACTGTTTTTGTTGCCCTACGTTCTGTTGCTATTGTTCTTTATGCAAAGCGGGCCCTTGATCTTTTCTTTTGCAAGCATGGTATTATTGATGTTGCTTACTGCTATTGGAATGATGTTCAGGCATATGCATCAGTTCTCAATAAGCGTAGCGCTAAAATAAAAAAAATCGTATCAAGAGCCCATGGCTTTGATCTATATGAGGAAAGAAGGCGAAGGAGGTATATGCCTCTTAAGCGACAGTTTTTGAAAGATCTTGATATTATCTATGCGATTTCTCAGGAAGGCAAGAAGTATATGGAGGATGTTTATGGTGTGCCCTCTGATATAATTATGATTAGTCGATTGGGGGTTCCTGTAACTTCTGGAATAGCTCAGTCAAGTCCTAACGGATATCTCAACATAGTGTCTGTTTCTAGTTGCTCTTCTATTAAGAGAATAGATAAAATAATAGAAGCCCTATCGTTGTTCTCTAGCTGGCATGATAATTTAAAAATTAGATGGAGTCACATTGGCGAAGGGCCTCTGTTGAATGATTTGAAAATTTTATCCAAAGAGGTTCTTAGTGATAAAAATATCGAATATAAGTTTTGGGGTTTTTTGCCTAATAATCAAGTAAAATCATTTTTTCTTGCCGAGCCCGTAGACCTTTTTATTAATTCAAGTGAATCAGAAGGTGTCCCGGTTTCCATAATGGAGGCTATGGCCTGCGGTGTACCTGCTATAGCTCCTAATATTGGAGGAATCTCAGAGCTTATACCATCGGAGTTTGATACAATGTTGCCGGGTAGCTTTGAAAGTACTGAATTAGCTCTGCTTATTGAGAGGCTATTGGTTAAATTCAAGGAAGAAGAGTTGAGATTTGCTTTTAAAAAGCAAGTGATAAGAAAATTTGAGGCAAGTGAAAATTATGTAAATTTTGTGAATAGCGTGTTGAGTATTATTTAG